The following proteins are co-located in the Escherichia fergusonii ATCC 35469 genome:
- a CDS encoding dienelactone hydrolase family protein: MATTQQSGFAPAASPLASTIVQTPDDAIVAGITSIPSQGDNMPAYHARPKQSDGLLPVVIVVQEIFGVHEHIRDICRRLALEGYLAIAPELYFREGDPNDFADIPTLLSGLVAKVPDSQVLADLDHVASWASRNGGDVHRLMITGFCWGGRITWLYAAHNPQLKAAVAWYGKLTGDKTLNSPKQPVDIATDLNAPVLGLYGGQDNSIPQESVETMRQALRAANAKAEIIVYPDAGHAFNADYRPSYHAESAKDGWQRMLEWFKQYGRSVR, from the coding sequence ATGGCAACAACACAACAATCTGGATTTGCACCTGCTGCATCACCTCTCGCTTCGACCATCGTTCAGACCCCGGATGACGCGATTGTAGCAGGTATCACCTCTATCCCTTCCCAAGGGGATAACATGCCTGCTTACCATGCCAGACCAAAGCAGAGCGATGGCCTACTACCAGTGGTCATTGTAGTGCAGGAAATTTTTGGCGTGCATGAACATATCCGCGATATTTGTCGCCGTCTGGCGCTGGAGGGGTATCTGGCTATCGCACCTGAACTTTACTTCCGCGAAGGCGATCCGAATGATTTTGCCGATATCCCTACGCTGCTTAGCGGTCTGGTAGCAAAGGTGCCTGACTCGCAGGTGCTGGCCGATCTCGATCATGTCGCCAGTTGGGCGTCACGCAACGGCGGTGATGTCCATCGTTTAATGATCACCGGATTTTGCTGGGGTGGGCGCATCACCTGGCTGTATGCTGCGCATAACCCGCAACTGAAAGCGGCGGTGGCATGGTACGGCAAGCTGACGGGCGATAAGACGCTAAATTCACCGAAACAGCCTGTTGATATCGCAACCGATCTTAACGCGCCAGTTCTCGGCTTATATGGCGGCCAGGATAACAGCATTCCGCAAGAGAGCGTGGAAACCATGCGTCAGGCGCTGCGGGCAGCAAACGCGAAAGCAGAGATTATCGTCTACCCGGATGCCGGGCATGCATTCAACGCCGATTATCGCCCCAGTTATCATGCTGAGTCGGCGAAAGATGGCTGGCAGCGAATGCTGGAGTGGTTTAAGCAGTATGGCAGATCAGTTAGATAA
- a CDS encoding GntR family transcriptional regulator, with amino-acid sequence MAHTLPLYVQIQEQLRSDIKTGEFKPGEKLPSENELAQQYSTTRATVVHAMQGLLVEGLIERIRGKGTFVKASPIISRVSTQEIGFFEKDLQDADLSVRYKVLQFNECASSAELQAHLKAEPQDKIYRLMRLRLVQDKPLALEIRYLKGDIARKLQLEGLEMLPLQVLFEQQLGVVIHTIHNQIRVALPGQEIAQTLECKRTRPMMVRQHTCLTGNDAPVLWGETWYREEYEFQYSTYRKQE; translated from the coding sequence ATGGCTCACACTTTGCCGCTTTATGTTCAGATTCAGGAACAACTGCGTAGTGATATAAAAACCGGAGAGTTTAAACCGGGGGAAAAGCTACCGTCTGAAAACGAACTGGCCCAACAGTATTCAACGACTCGGGCGACAGTAGTTCATGCCATGCAAGGGTTACTGGTAGAGGGGCTAATTGAGCGTATTCGTGGGAAAGGAACGTTTGTTAAGGCCTCACCTATCATTTCCAGGGTCAGCACACAGGAGATTGGTTTCTTCGAAAAAGATCTCCAGGATGCCGACTTATCCGTGCGGTACAAAGTACTGCAATTTAATGAATGTGCTTCTTCTGCGGAACTACAGGCGCATTTGAAAGCTGAACCGCAAGATAAAATATACCGCCTTATGCGTTTACGTCTTGTGCAGGACAAACCTTTAGCGCTTGAAATTCGCTATCTGAAAGGTGATATCGCGCGTAAATTGCAGCTGGAAGGTCTGGAGATGCTGCCATTACAGGTGCTTTTTGAACAACAACTTGGGGTAGTAATCCATACGATTCACAATCAGATCCGTGTGGCACTACCGGGGCAAGAAATCGCTCAGACACTGGAATGCAAACGAACGCGCCCGATGATGGTGCGCCAGCATACCTGCCTGACGGGTAATGATGCTCCTGTTCTCTGGGGCGAAACCTGGTACCGTGAGGAGTATGAATTTCAATACAGTACCTATCGTAAGCAGGAATAA
- a CDS encoding amidohydrolase family protein — translation MRFDTHAHVFRLDLPLAEQCRYVPEYDATPEHYLSHLDQHGFDKAILIQPSFLGTDNHYMLEAIRRYPDRFFGVAVIDITTSLSAMEEMKRNGIVGIRLNLIGQPIPDLTSPLWRQFLIQIKNLGWHVELHRPVADLRPLIEALLQAGVKIVIDHFGLPKDKVQDSGFNFLLKQASSRNIWVKISASYRNGDYLLPADNVGMLLSPLLKNVGADRLLWGSDWPHTRYETRITYEKTVHEFFNWPLSEKERNMILEKSVVDLLTL, via the coding sequence ATGCGTTTTGATACCCATGCCCATGTTTTCCGCTTAGACCTACCGTTGGCAGAACAATGCCGCTACGTTCCTGAATATGATGCAACACCTGAACATTACCTCTCACATCTTGACCAGCACGGTTTCGATAAAGCGATTTTAATCCAGCCAAGTTTTCTGGGAACAGATAACCACTACATGCTTGAGGCTATTCGCCGGTATCCGGATCGTTTTTTCGGTGTCGCGGTGATCGATATCACAACTTCACTTTCAGCGATGGAAGAGATGAAACGAAACGGCATTGTTGGTATTCGCCTGAATTTAATTGGACAACCAATCCCCGATCTGACCTCTCCTTTATGGCGTCAATTTCTAATTCAAATTAAGAATCTGGGCTGGCATGTCGAACTTCATCGTCCGGTAGCAGATTTACGTCCTTTAATTGAAGCATTGTTACAGGCCGGGGTAAAAATCGTTATTGACCATTTCGGATTACCCAAAGATAAAGTGCAAGACAGCGGATTTAATTTTCTTCTCAAGCAGGCCAGCTCTCGAAATATTTGGGTCAAAATTTCCGCCAGTTATCGTAATGGTGATTATCTATTGCCTGCTGATAATGTTGGGATGCTTCTGTCGCCCTTGTTGAAGAATGTTGGCGCTGATCGCTTATTATGGGGAAGTGACTGGCCTCATACACGTTATGAAACTCGTATAACATATGAAAAAACTGTTCATGAATTTTTTAACTGGCCACTTTCGGAAAAAGAAAGAAACATGATTTTAGAAAAAAGTGTAGTAGATCTACTAACCCTATAA
- a CDS encoding transporter substrate-binding domain-containing protein: MSSHSALRFAINLGNAMLAGQSSGGELHGFTVELAKKMAAACQRQCELISYPAAKRIVDDAEKGHWDIAFLAVDPAREGELRFTEPYLTLDCTLLVRHESNIHTVQEMDRPGTVINVGKGSAYSLPLVRQLQHAQLQEYSTTQQALAAFLAGEGDMMANIRQVLERTARDNASVRVLPDSYSQIKQAFCVPRNDPQNYAAVSRWLAAWKEDGTLAKLEDKYIGKH, from the coding sequence ATGTCATCACACTCTGCGCTGCGATTTGCCATTAACTTAGGTAATGCCATGCTGGCCGGGCAATCGTCAGGTGGAGAATTACATGGGTTTACAGTTGAACTGGCAAAGAAAATGGCAGCAGCATGTCAGCGTCAATGTGAGTTGATCTCATACCCGGCAGCGAAACGTATCGTGGATGATGCCGAAAAAGGACATTGGGATATCGCTTTTTTAGCGGTTGATCCGGCCCGTGAAGGGGAGCTGCGTTTCACCGAACCTTATCTCACACTCGACTGTACATTGTTGGTTCGCCATGAAAGCAACATTCATACAGTGCAGGAGATGGACCGCCCCGGAACAGTCATCAATGTTGGCAAAGGTTCCGCTTATTCACTGCCACTCGTTCGCCAGTTGCAGCATGCGCAGTTACAGGAGTACTCCACCACTCAGCAAGCTTTAGCGGCTTTTTTGGCTGGTGAAGGTGACATGATGGCGAATATCCGCCAGGTGCTGGAGCGGACGGCAAGAGACAACGCCTCTGTGCGGGTGTTACCTGACAGCTACAGCCAAATCAAACAGGCGTTTTGTGTTCCACGCAATGACCCACAAAATTATGCAGCGGTAAGTCGCTGGCTTGCCGCGTGGAAAGAAGACGGAACACTCGCAAAGTTGGAGGATAAATATATCGGGAAGCACTGA
- a CDS encoding LysR family transcriptional regulator — protein MKSELLGTKAFVTIADLGCFTRAADELNLSQPALTRRVKKLEESLKVTLFERTTRKVTLTSAGKALLPHARALLGYMDDAILSVQELAVHQKGVIKLSCIPTATFYFLPQILKKFNTLYPNIRVHVHEQATVDCLNSVLSSETDFGINMNRVVHPQINFTPLIDEPYILLCRRDHPLANNKLVEWRDLAAHRLIGVRRISGNRMLIEQEISRTVGTLEWFYEVRHYSTAIGLVEAGLGIAALPCLAMSQNNSHNLITIPLVEPVIRRSIGLIARNDIPLSPAAERLVNLLQETWLEQNAQERHRGVTQFLPFNFTHLSENKD, from the coding sequence ATGAAAAGTGAACTTTTAGGTACAAAAGCTTTTGTGACTATTGCTGATTTAGGCTGTTTTACCAGGGCTGCGGATGAACTTAATTTATCGCAACCCGCACTGACTCGCCGTGTGAAAAAACTGGAAGAAAGCCTGAAAGTGACTTTGTTTGAACGGACGACACGCAAAGTCACACTGACCAGTGCAGGTAAAGCTCTTTTACCTCATGCCCGGGCACTGTTAGGTTATATGGATGATGCCATTCTTAGTGTTCAGGAACTGGCGGTACATCAAAAAGGCGTTATTAAGTTATCCTGTATACCGACCGCAACATTTTATTTCTTACCGCAAATATTAAAGAAGTTTAATACACTTTACCCGAATATCCGCGTCCATGTTCATGAACAGGCAACTGTCGATTGCCTTAATTCTGTATTAAGTAGCGAAACAGATTTCGGTATTAATATGAATCGTGTTGTTCATCCACAAATTAATTTTACGCCATTAATTGATGAACCTTATATTTTACTTTGTCGTCGCGACCACCCTTTAGCCAACAATAAACTGGTTGAGTGGCGGGACCTGGCGGCACATCGGCTGATAGGTGTCCGGCGTATCAGTGGCAACCGAATGTTGATTGAACAAGAAATTTCCCGGACGGTCGGTACGCTGGAATGGTTTTATGAAGTGCGGCATTACTCGACAGCAATTGGCCTGGTGGAAGCCGGGCTGGGTATTGCTGCGCTACCGTGCCTGGCGATGTCGCAAAACAATAGCCATAATTTAATCACCATTCCACTGGTAGAGCCGGTAATACGCAGAAGTATTGGCCTGATTGCGAGGAATGATATCCCGCTGTCTCCCGCCGCTGAGCGACTGGTCAATTTATTGCAAGAGACATGGCTGGAACAAAATGCGCAGGAGCGGCACCGGGGAGTAACTCAATTTCTTCCATTTAATTTCACCCACCTTTCAGAGAATAAGGATTAA
- a CDS encoding lactonase family protein, which translates to MTVSYIGTRTTALRNARGKGLSVWNINDDTGEWTQLQVLKEQENPSYLTFDNQQQFLYSVHGDYTDVTSYAIDETTGTLTFINKISLEGGKNPVFITVDKSNRFLLVATLQGGKIFVIRREENGALGEVIFTWRFAGKTDDTISHAHQCIWDQDKNYLFVPQQGRVVGYAGVSVLKFDPESGRLIETDYFRAREYAEPRHMAVHPNNEYCYLVNEKDNTVTWFFFDQHNGTLQPQQIIPVLPETYTGEGQSSAILVDCSGKWVIESTRIHESLSIFRINPLTGYLTRVETMKVPGKTPRFMTFNSTGDRLYVANEDSDTIIQYAFDSTDGSLTQLQPVITTESPVCILFKSL; encoded by the coding sequence ATGACTGTATCCTACATTGGCACCCGAACTACTGCTTTACGTAACGCCAGAGGCAAAGGTTTAAGCGTCTGGAATATTAATGATGACACCGGGGAATGGACACAACTCCAGGTACTAAAAGAACAAGAAAATCCCTCTTATCTTACTTTCGATAACCAGCAACAATTTTTATATTCAGTACACGGTGACTATACCGACGTTACCAGCTATGCCATAGATGAAACGACAGGCACTCTTACGTTTATCAATAAAATCTCTTTGGAAGGTGGAAAAAACCCGGTTTTTATCACCGTTGATAAGAGTAATCGTTTCCTGTTAGTTGCAACCTTGCAGGGCGGTAAAATATTTGTGATCCGCAGAGAAGAAAATGGCGCATTAGGCGAAGTTATCTTTACCTGGCGTTTTGCTGGAAAAACGGATGACACTATTTCTCATGCTCATCAGTGCATTTGGGATCAAGATAAAAACTACCTGTTCGTGCCGCAACAGGGGCGTGTGGTAGGTTACGCAGGCGTCAGCGTACTGAAATTTGATCCTGAGAGTGGCAGGCTTATTGAAACAGATTATTTTCGTGCCAGGGAATATGCAGAACCACGCCATATGGCGGTCCATCCGAATAATGAATATTGTTATCTGGTTAATGAAAAAGATAACACCGTCACCTGGTTTTTCTTCGATCAGCACAACGGCACGCTACAGCCACAACAGATAATTCCTGTTCTTCCAGAAACATATACTGGTGAAGGGCAGTCCAGCGCCATTCTGGTTGATTGCAGCGGCAAATGGGTTATTGAGTCAACGCGTATTCATGAGTCACTGTCTATTTTCCGTATTAATCCTCTGACCGGTTATCTGACGCGTGTTGAAACGATGAAAGTTCCAGGTAAAACACCACGCTTTATGACCTTTAATAGTACAGGTGATCGCCTTTATGTCGCGAATGAGGACAGTGACACAATTATCCAGTATGCCTTCGATAGCACAGACGGTAGCCTGACGCAATTACAGCCGGTGATTACGACAGAAAGCCCGGTCTGTATTTTATTTAAATCACTGTAA
- a CDS encoding SLC13 family permease, translated as MPNLALVSLLAIVIAIVVGFYKKTNVGIIMVAFAFILSLAYGISTAKLFKGFSVSLFMAMLGVTYLFSILQSNKTLELLSRKIVGAVNHRNLLPVAMYVVGFALCAVGPGAIPVLAIIPVIAIPVAFQARINPVMLAVIGQCGVFGGRMTQITPEGVLVMELMEKQHITADLFPVWLCLFSTSIIMAILCYIWYRGWREDDLQIETTAVTETPKFTFIHWASLAGLLALILCAVVFSLNVGMTAFVIGALLSALGVGDENKAIKSIPWSVLILVSGVGLLMNIVMESGGIKLLSQTLTTFMNDSTAASVMVITSAIMSFFSSGLGVVFPTLIPACQGIVEQLGGNISAVELVAMVVVGGTVAGVSPISTAGALIMSGVATNKQAEQKYTASKMFIELFGWAFAAMILCFVMAIVDIYSLFC; from the coding sequence ATGCCAAATCTTGCTCTGGTTTCACTGCTTGCCATCGTGATTGCTATCGTCGTGGGTTTTTATAAAAAAACGAACGTTGGGATAATCATGGTCGCGTTTGCTTTTATCCTCAGCCTGGCGTATGGAATTTCAACCGCCAAACTGTTTAAGGGATTTAGTGTTTCCCTGTTTATGGCAATGCTGGGGGTAACTTATTTATTCAGTATTTTGCAAAGTAATAAAACACTGGAATTGTTATCCCGCAAAATTGTTGGCGCCGTAAATCACCGTAATTTACTTCCTGTAGCCATGTATGTTGTGGGTTTTGCTTTATGTGCTGTTGGCCCCGGTGCGATCCCAGTCCTGGCAATAATTCCGGTGATCGCTATTCCTGTTGCATTCCAGGCACGTATTAACCCGGTAATGCTGGCAGTTATTGGTCAGTGTGGTGTTTTTGGCGGTCGTATGACGCAAATCACACCAGAAGGCGTGCTGGTTATGGAATTAATGGAAAAACAGCACATCACTGCCGATTTATTCCCGGTTTGGTTATGTCTGTTTTCCACCTCCATTATTATGGCGATACTTTGCTACATCTGGTATCGCGGCTGGCGGGAAGACGATCTGCAAATAGAAACAACGGCAGTAACAGAAACACCTAAGTTTACCTTTATTCACTGGGCCTCTTTGGCGGGATTATTGGCATTAATTCTCTGCGCAGTTGTTTTCTCGTTAAATGTCGGGATGACGGCATTTGTCATTGGCGCATTGTTATCTGCACTGGGTGTCGGTGATGAAAACAAAGCGATTAAAAGTATTCCCTGGTCTGTTCTTATTCTGGTGAGTGGTGTTGGACTATTAATGAATATCGTCATGGAATCTGGCGGTATAAAACTCCTCTCGCAAACACTCACTACATTTATGAATGACAGTACCGCTGCTTCGGTGATGGTGATCACCTCTGCCATTATGTCCTTTTTTAGCTCAGGACTTGGGGTGGTCTTCCCGACATTAATTCCTGCCTGTCAAGGTATTGTCGAACAGCTCGGCGGAAATATTTCAGCGGTTGAACTGGTGGCAATGGTTGTTGTAGGTGGAACAGTTGCTGGTGTCAGCCCTATCTCCACCGCAGGGGCATTAATTATGTCAGGCGTTGCCACGAATAAGCAGGCTGAACAGAAATATACCGCCAGCAAAATGTTTATTGAGTTATTTGGCTGGGCTTTTGCCGCCATGATTCTTTGCTTTGTAATGGCGATTGTCGATATCTACAGCTTATTTTGCTAA
- a CDS encoding aconitate hydratase codes for MIEIKKQNITRKIISQHLLGGRMVAGEEISIEIDHTLTHDVTGTPAYLAFETLGIAQVKTKRSVSYIDHNMLYTDNKNPDDHIYLQTVAKKHGIYLSKAGNGICHTVHFERFSRPGITLLGSDSHTPTGGAVGALALGAGGLDVALAMAGEPTWLKMPQVINVRLHGRMQPGVSAKDVILEMLRRETVKGGLGKVYEYTGDGVAHISIRDRSTITNMGAEMGATTSIFPSDEITREFFIKENREHEWIALQPDDGCEYDGYIDIYLDKLEPLVAMPDMPDNVTEARNCRDVKINQVFLGSCTNASYTDFAKAAAVLEGRFAHPEVSFVVAPGSRQLYMMLVRDGIIGKLIAAGARVIDCGCGACCGIGQAPSTDGVSLRTSNRNFKGRGGHLNAKLYLSSPEVAAASAVTGYITDPRDLADMLLLQDIVEPQDYIIDDRLILAPADNGEEIEVIRGPNIKPMPINDPLPDSLTIHVSAVRGDNITTDDITPANAHFSALRSNIPEISKYCYGRIDPEFHDRCKQLGISIIIGGENYGQGSSREHAAIAPMYLGVKAVIAKSMARIHKNNLVNHGVVPLIFADPADYTCFDMFDELRIENFHQGLRQRRVLLNNVTKNRQIALSVDLTDREIEIVIDGGQLRHVANKNA; via the coding sequence ATGATTGAAATCAAAAAACAAAATATAACGAGAAAAATCATCTCTCAACATTTGCTTGGCGGGAGAATGGTTGCCGGGGAAGAGATTAGTATCGAGATTGATCACACCTTAACTCATGATGTGACAGGTACACCTGCTTATCTGGCTTTCGAAACATTAGGGATTGCACAAGTAAAAACTAAACGGTCGGTCAGTTATATCGACCACAATATGCTGTATACCGATAATAAAAATCCAGATGACCATATTTATTTACAGACGGTGGCAAAAAAGCACGGGATTTATTTATCTAAAGCAGGCAACGGCATTTGCCACACAGTACATTTTGAGCGTTTCAGTCGTCCGGGGATCACGTTGTTAGGTTCAGACAGCCATACGCCAACGGGTGGAGCTGTTGGTGCGCTGGCACTGGGTGCCGGTGGTCTGGATGTCGCGCTGGCGATGGCAGGAGAACCAACCTGGTTAAAAATGCCACAGGTTATTAATGTGCGCCTGCATGGTCGTATGCAACCTGGTGTTTCGGCGAAGGACGTCATACTGGAAATGTTACGCCGTGAAACCGTGAAAGGCGGTCTTGGTAAAGTGTATGAATATACTGGCGATGGTGTTGCACATATTAGTATCCGTGACCGCTCAACTATCACCAATATGGGCGCAGAAATGGGTGCTACCACGTCCATTTTCCCCAGTGACGAAATCACCCGTGAATTCTTTATTAAAGAAAATCGCGAACATGAGTGGATTGCTCTGCAACCCGATGATGGCTGCGAATATGACGGTTATATCGATATCTACCTCGATAAGCTCGAACCTCTGGTCGCCATGCCGGATATGCCAGACAACGTGACCGAAGCGCGTAATTGCCGCGATGTGAAGATTAACCAGGTTTTCCTCGGCAGTTGTACGAACGCGTCATATACCGATTTCGCCAAAGCTGCGGCAGTACTTGAGGGGCGATTTGCCCATCCGGAAGTGAGCTTTGTTGTCGCACCAGGCAGTCGCCAGTTGTATATGATGCTGGTGCGCGACGGCATTATCGGCAAACTGATCGCTGCTGGCGCACGCGTAATTGACTGTGGTTGCGGCGCTTGCTGTGGCATCGGTCAGGCCCCTTCCACTGACGGTGTTTCTCTGCGCACCTCTAACCGCAACTTTAAAGGTCGCGGCGGGCATCTGAATGCCAAACTTTATCTTTCCAGCCCGGAAGTAGCTGCGGCATCAGCGGTGACAGGTTATATCACTGACCCACGTGATCTGGCTGATATGTTGCTATTGCAGGATATCGTTGAACCGCAGGACTACATCATTGACGACCGACTGATTCTTGCTCCAGCGGACAACGGTGAAGAGATAGAAGTCATTCGTGGGCCGAATATCAAACCGATGCCGATCAACGATCCACTGCCAGACTCGTTGACTATCCATGTTTCAGCCGTGCGTGGCGACAACATCACTACCGATGATATTACGCCTGCTAATGCGCATTTCTCCGCCCTGCGATCCAACATTCCAGAGATCAGCAAATACTGCTACGGGCGTATTGACCCGGAATTTCACGACCGCTGCAAGCAACTGGGTATCAGCATCATTATTGGTGGCGAAAACTATGGTCAGGGTTCCAGCCGTGAACATGCAGCTATCGCCCCTATGTATCTCGGCGTGAAGGCGGTTATTGCCAAATCGATGGCGCGTATCCACAAAAACAACCTGGTTAACCACGGTGTTGTGCCACTGATATTCGCCGACCCGGCAGATTACACCTGCTTCGATATGTTTGATGAATTACGTATCGAAAACTTCCATCAGGGGCTTCGTCAGCGGCGCGTATTGTTAAATAACGTCACCAAAAACAGGCAGATCGCGTTATCTGTTGATCTCACCGATCGAGAAATTGAGATCGTGATCGACGGCGGCCAGTTACGCCATGTCGCAAACAAAAATGCGTAA
- a CDS encoding 2-methylaconitate cis-trans isomerase PrpF family protein: protein MRKFKTVFMRGGTSKGCMFLKDFLPADRAQWDSIFLQVMGDPDPKQIDGMGGTVSSNNKIVIVWKSELPGVDVEYLVGQVIAGKSQVDYKSNCGNMTAAVGPFAIEEGLLPAIAPITTVRMLNHNTGKRIDITVPCENGGIALDGDCQIAGVDGTAPELKVNFLNPAGSKTGKLLPTGNTLDVLTIPGLGEIEATILDISNPMVLVRAEDLGLTGTELPEEINQNNAVCELLENIRGTAACMMGFANNLDDARENSPAVPKVGMVTVAKSYPHIANEHVDMQEMDICARVISVFKCHKACPLTSASAISVAAFLPGSLVQQIIPNRDWLQGVRIGHPSGVMKMYPSFAQEGDDIVIPGVAVQRTARRIMDGMVYIRS from the coding sequence ATGCGAAAATTCAAAACAGTATTTATGCGTGGCGGCACCAGCAAGGGCTGTATGTTTTTAAAAGACTTCTTGCCTGCTGATCGTGCGCAATGGGACTCCATCTTCCTGCAAGTCATGGGCGATCCTGATCCTAAACAGATTGATGGAATGGGTGGTACAGTCTCCTCTAATAACAAAATCGTTATTGTCTGGAAGAGTGAATTACCCGGGGTCGATGTGGAATATCTGGTCGGCCAGGTGATCGCCGGAAAAAGTCAGGTCGATTACAAATCGAACTGTGGAAATATGACCGCTGCCGTCGGTCCATTTGCCATCGAAGAAGGGCTATTACCGGCTATTGCCCCAATAACTACCGTCAGAATGCTCAATCACAACACCGGTAAACGCATCGATATTACTGTTCCTTGTGAAAATGGTGGTATTGCCCTGGATGGTGATTGCCAGATCGCGGGTGTCGATGGCACCGCCCCGGAACTGAAAGTTAACTTTCTTAATCCCGCCGGTTCCAAAACCGGCAAGTTGCTGCCAACCGGAAACACGCTGGATGTATTAACTATTCCTGGGCTGGGTGAAATCGAAGCCACAATTCTCGATATCAGCAATCCGATGGTGTTGGTACGTGCCGAAGATTTGGGATTAACCGGGACAGAACTCCCGGAAGAGATTAATCAAAACAACGCCGTCTGCGAGCTGCTGGAAAACATCCGTGGCACAGCTGCGTGCATGATGGGCTTTGCTAATAACCTGGATGACGCACGGGAAAATAGCCCTGCTGTACCCAAAGTTGGCATGGTTACCGTGGCGAAAAGTTACCCCCACATCGCCAATGAACACGTTGATATGCAAGAGATGGATATCTGCGCACGTGTGATTTCCGTCTTCAAATGCCACAAAGCCTGTCCTCTTACCTCCGCCAGCGCTATCAGCGTAGCAGCTTTTCTGCCTGGCAGTCTGGTGCAGCAAATCATCCCCAATCGGGACTGGTTACAAGGTGTGCGTATTGGTCACCCCAGTGGCGTTATGAAGATGTATCCGTCATTTGCGCAGGAAGGCGACGACATTGTGATTCCCGGCGTTGCTGTACAGCGTACAGCCAGACGCATCATGGATGGAATGGTTTATATCCGTAGTTAA